The genomic interval TCGTGGACCACCACGGGTCCCTATGATGATCGGCGACGGGCGTAGCCGCAGCGATTGGCGTCCAGTGACCGCGACCGTTCCCACAGATGGGCCCGCTCCGGTCCGGTCGCGGCGTGGGCGACGACCTCACGGGTCCTGTCGGTGAGCGCGACCCGGGCCGGCCAAATGCAGTCCGCCACCGACGAAACGGAAAGGGCGGTAGGGCTCAAAGACCCGGCCTCTTGGGCCCATCTACCCTGCCCCTTCGCGCGGCGAACGATCATACTGCGCAGCAGAAGCTGACCCCCGGGTAGGGAACAGGGAGGCCGAAGCCTTCGGTGAGATTGGGCGGCACGGTATCTACGGGTTCGCGATAGAACGGGCATGGACTGTACTGGGTTGGTGTCGCCGTAGGGAGGAGACCCGACGATGAAGACAATGAACAAGATTCGGACAGCGAACCTTCACGACACGAAAGTAGATGTGAAGGTCCTGCTCGGCGGACTGTGGATCTCCATGCTCTTCGTGTTCGCATACGTCGACATTTTCGGATTCTGGCGGGCTGATGTGATCAACGGGGCGCTCGTCGGCACAGTCTCCGGCCCAGGCTTCGAGATCAACCAACCGTTTCTTGTCTTGACCACGATCTACATTCTGATCCCGATCCTCATGGTCATCGTCTCGCTCGTCGCGCCAGCGAGGATGAACAGAACAACCAACATCGTTGTCAGTCTGATCTATGCAGCATCCGTAGTCGTATCAGTGGTCGGCGAGACCTGGATCTACTACATCCTCGGGAGTGTCGTCGAGGTGATGCTCCTGCTCGCCATCGCAAGAGTCGCCTGGACCTGGCCGCGAAGCCCCGCGCAGTGACAACAACTCGCTGGCGAGCGATCTCCTTCGACGAACTGAAGGACGAACGAGGCAGCCCTGCGACTGACAGTCGCCGCGGACCCATTGCGTACGAGGCACCCGAATTTCCGTCGCGAGGAACCTTGGGAATTTGGTCGAGGGATTGTCTCCACCGAGTTGCTCACCCCTATCGGCCAGTCGACCCTTGATGATGTGCTGGCCTGCCTGCGAGACGCCGGGGTGGCGTCGTTGAGGGATCGCCTTACGAAACGCTT from Actinomycetes bacterium carries:
- a CDS encoding DUF6326 family protein, which produces MKTMNKIRTANLHDTKVDVKVLLGGLWISMLFVFAYVDIFGFWRADVINGALVGTVSGPGFEINQPFLVLTTIYILIPILMVIVSLVAPARMNRTTNIVVSLIYAASVVVSVVGETWIYYILGSVVEVMLLLAIARVAWTWPRSPAQ